The nucleotide window TCGAACCGGTTTCGGTTCCTACTTTTCGTCCTATGCCTCACGAAGTTGCTAACCTGACCCTGGCCGAAGCTACTGCTCACGCGCCTTTCGTGGACTATGCCCGCTGCATCGACGCCGGTAACCGCCCCTTCAACCACGTGGGCGACTGGCCGGAGGAAGGCCAGCTGTACCCCGTACGCGTGGTAGAGTCGCACCTGGAAGGCATGCCCCTGGTGCACGTGCTGGGTTTTCAGGCCGAAGCTCCCTATTATAATGCCTACGCCCCCACCGCTTTGAACTGCTGCACACGGTGTGGCTGAACTAGCCGCCGCGGCTCTTTTTCAACCGGGCATAACTTTTTCAATCCAACCCGCTTACAACAGGGCGCTTCCCACCGGAGGCGCCCTGTTTTGTTATGGCCGGGTGAGCTGCTGCCGGCAAAATGCAGCCGAGTGCACCGGCCTTTTACGACGGGAATCCACGTAAAACTGTGGCAGCAGCAACCCGATTGACTTTGGGCGGCGGCCCGGACCTACCTTTGCCCTTTCTCTTATTTTCTTAACCAGTACGCATGATACAATTACGGTGGCGCAGCGGGGTACTTTTACCCGCGTTGCTAGCCGGTGCCCTGCACACGCAGGCCCAAAGCTTCAAGGATGGCAAGTTAACCCTGAACCCTGACGGGAGTCATTACATCAAGTTCACGTTGCTTAATCAGGTCTGGGCCCGCTACAACCAAAGCAACCCCGGCACCCAGGTCAACGGCTTCAATAAGCCCGAAACCTACGACATCGGCATCCGGCGCTTCCGCATGCAGTTTTTCGGGCAGCTCACCGACCGGGTGTTTATCTACTCCCAGATTGGCATCAATAACTACAGCTACCTCTCGGAGCGCAAGGCGGGCTTCTTCCTGCACGACGCGGTGGGCGAATACGCGGTGGTGAAAAACAAGCTGTCCTTGGGCACCGGCCTGGGGCCTGGAACGGCTTGTCGCGCTTTACGGCCTCGGCCACGGGCAGCATCATGGGCATTGATTTGCCGCTGGTGGCTGAGACGACCAACGACGTCAACGACCAGTTCGGCCGCAAGCTCAGCATCTACGCCAAGGGCAAGCTCAGCAAGCTCGACTACCGCGTAGCCATTTCCGACCCGCTCGACATTACCCGGGGCTCGGCCGGCGCCGCGGCCCTCACGCGCAACGCCAACTTCTCACGCCGCCCGGGCCAGCCCCAGTACCAGGCTTACCTGATGTGGCAGTTCCGGGACCAGGAAAGCAACCTGACGGCCTACAACACGGGCACTTACCTGGGTAAAAAGAACGTGCTCAACGTGGGTGCCGGCGCCATCGTGCAGCCCAAGGCCATGTGGTATTTGGCCGACAACGGCCGCGACACGCTCACCCAGGCCATGAAGCAATATGCCGTGGACGTGTACTACGACGCCCCCGTGGATACAGCCAAGGGCGCGCCCAGCGTGCACTTTTACGCTGTGGGCATGCACCTGGACTACGGCCCGGGCTATTTGCGCACCAACGGCCCGATGAACCCGGCCACCGGCACCCGACCTACTACACCGACTTATACCAACAACGCTTTGCTGGGCGAATTTGGCAACCAGTTTCCGCAGTACGGCACCGGCAACGTGTTCTACACCCAGCTCGGCTACAAACTGCGCGACAACCTGGTAGGCTCTACCACCTTTATGCCCTACGCCAGCTACCAGTACAGCCACTACAAGCGCCTCAGCGACGATGTGCACTACTACGACGCGGGATAAACTGGCTGCTGGCCGGCCACACCTCCAAGCTCACGCTCAGCTACCAAAACCGGCCCTTTTACATTACCAACAGCCGCGGGGAAAACGTAGTGGACCGCCGCCGCAGCGCCGTAGTGGCCCAATACCAGGTGTCGTTTTAAGGGAACCGGTCAGCTGGCAGGAAAAATGTAACCGGCCCTTGCAACATCTTTCCAGCTGACCGGTCTGATGCCTCGATGAGCAACCCGCCCACCTCCCCGAGTACCGACCAGCAACTTGTAACTCAGGTGCTGGGCGGCAATACTGCGGCTTTTGGGCAAATCGTGCAGCGCACGGAAGGGCTGGTCACGCAAATGGTTTTCAAAATGATCCGGCACCCGGCCGACCGGCCGGATATCGCGCAGGAAGTCTACCTGAAGGCATATAAGAATCTGGCCGGGTTTAAGTTTCAGGCCAAGCTCTCGACCTGGATTGGGCAGATTACCTACAATACCTGCCTGCACTACCTGGAAAAGAAGCATCTGGTACTGGTAGACCCGGCCGAGTTGGCACCGGATGCCGCTTCGGAGGAAGGACGCCGGCCCCTGCCCCGCCCGCGGCGGGTCCAGATTCCGACCCCGAAACGGCCCTGTTCGACCACGACTTGGCCGGCATTCTGGGCGCGGCCATCGAGCAGTTGCCCCCACTCTACCGCACCCTGATTTCTCTGTACCATCAGCAAGAGTTGAGCTACGAGGAAATTGCCCAGATAACCTCCCTGCCCGACGGCACCGTGAAGAACTACCTCTTCCGGGCACGCAAACAGCTCAAGCAACACTTACTGGCCCGCTACCAACGCGACGATTTATGACGAGCACCCATCTTTCCGAGCACGACCTGCAAGAAGCCGCCGAATCCGGGGTTTTACTGCCCCCGCCCAGGCCAGTCACCTGCGTAGCTGCCCCCTGTGCCAGGGCCGGGTGGCTACTTATGAGCACCTGTTTAAGGCGGCCGCCCAACTGCCGCCGCCCTCGTTTGCCTTCGATCTGACGGCCAGCGTTCTGGCGCAGCTACCCCAAGCCCAACCTCGCCGCCCCGCTTTTCCCTGGGCGCTCAGCCTGGTAGCCTTCCTCGTGGCGGTCGTAGTAATCGTGTTTCTGGCTGTGTTTGGCGGGGCGCTGGTGCAGGCTTTCCGCAGTTCTTCTACCGAGCTTGGCGCCGTGCTAGTGGCCGGAGCGGGCCTGCTGGCCGCCGGGCAAGCCCTGACCATGCTGGCCCGGCACCGCCGGCAAATGAGCCAGCTAACTTTTTCATAATTTTTTTGCAACACGAACGGCACTGGCCGGTCTCATGCGGTATACCCCTCTGGCCCGACTTATGAAAGGTTTTTTGCTGCTCCTGCTTTTTTGCCTGACTGCCTTGGGAGCTTCGGCCCAAAGCCCCGCCCTGCCGGCTCTGGACGCCAACTCCCTGGAACTGGCCCGGCGGGTGTTTTTGCCCGTGTTCGGATTTTATCTACTCTGCAGCTTCGTGCTGGCCGCCATCAAAGTGGTGCTGAATTACCTGCTCAAACGGCAGATTGTGACGGCCGCCGTTTCGGAAAGCATTGTGGAGCGCTTGCTGCCTGGCGCTCAGGATGAGCAAAACAAGGTGGTGAAGTGGGTAGCTCTGCTGCTGAGCAGCGGCGCCGGGCTCTGGCTCTGCACCCGGTACCTGCCTTTAGGTCTGCATTCCCTCGTCATTCTGCTCTTCAGCACGGGCCTGGGCCTTTTGGCCTACTACCTTTTCCTGCGCTGCCAAGCCAAGTAATTCGGCGCCACTCCTCCCCGCCTATTCTGCTTCTTCGCTTGTCTTAGTAAGCGTCCAAGCAGTGTAGTACTGCCCCGTGTCTTTCAGTTTCGGTCAACATAACTCCCAAACCTTTATGAATCAGTCAGTTTACTCAGCACTGTCTACTATGCATAACATGGTAACTTGCATTACAAATAAGCTTATTAGCCAACCATTTACGCATCTGACTAACAAATATAGAGGTCAGCGGCTACCGCAGCTTCCTACGTGCGCACCGGCCGTATGGCTGCTGCTGGTACTAGTAACGGCTGGTTTTCGGCCCGGTACGCTGGCCGCCCAAGGCCTGGGAACAGTGTCGGGCACGCTGCTCGACGGCAGCACCCGCCAACCGCTGCCTTACGCCAACGTGCTGCTGCTGCGGCTACCGGATTCAACCCTGATCAGCACTACTCAAACCGCGGAAAACGGCAGCTTTACGCTGGCTGCCGTTCCACTGGGGCGTTACGTGGTGCGGGCCGAAGCGCTGGGCTACCGTCCTGGCCGCCGGCTCGCCACGCTGAGCGCAGCAGTTCCGGTGGTCCGCCTGGGCGAGTGGCAAGTGGCCCCGCTGGCCGTAGCGCTCGGCAACGTGGTGGTGCAGGGCGAAAAAGCAGCGCTCGTCGATGACCTGGATAAAAAGGTCATCAACGTAAGCAAGGACTTGAGCAGCGCGGGCGGGACGGCGGCCGATGTGCTGCAGAAAGTGCCGTCCGTGGCCGTCGACGAGAACGGGCAACTCAGCCTTCGGGGCAATCCGGGCGTGACGCTCTACCTCGACGGCAAGCCCGCGCCCAGCAACCTGCGCCTCGACCAGCTGCCCGCCAGCCGCCTCGAAACCATTGAGGTTATTACTAACCCGGGGGCCCGTTACTCAGCCCAGGGCGCGGGGGCATCATCAACCTGGTCCAGAAAAAGCAGCTCCCCGATGGCTGGAATGGGGAGGCGCTGGTCACCGTGGGCAGCCGCGACAAGTACAGCGCCGCACTCAACCTGGGCCGCCGGGCGGGAAAATTGAACTGGTATGGCAGCGCCAATGGGCTCAACAATGAGTTTCGCGGCAGCTCGGCCCTACAGCAAGTGGCCACGGCCGAGGGCCGCACCACCGGCACCGACCAGACCGGCCGCACCGCCCGCCACCAGGCCAACGAGGCGCTCCGCCTGGGTTTCGACTACGCCTTGGCCCCGAGCAGAGCCTGGGCCTGACCACCGAGCTATTCAAGAACGATCTGCGCCAGACCAGCGACTTCACCACCCGCCTCAGCCGGGGCACCGACCCGCCGATTACGCTGCAAAACCAGAACCTGGAAACCGACGACCTTTACACCGCCCGCGTTTCCGGCAACTACCGCCGCACCTGGACCGCCCAGCCCGGCCGGGAACTGACGGCCAGTGCCACCTACACCCTGGATGGCGGCACCGTGACCACCGAGCAGCGGGTAGTGGAAGGGCCGGCCAGCTACGCCCGGCAGGCCCGCCAGCAGTTTCTGGACGTGACCATCCACATGCCCTCGGCCCAGGTAGACTACGTGCATCCGCTGGGAGAAAAGCGGCGCTGGGGCGCGGGCCTCAAAACCGACCTGCTGGTGAGCTCCGGCACGGCCGACTACTCGGTGCAGCCGACGGCAGAGGCCGAATTCATTCGCCAGGCAGCCGACTCGTACCGCTACCACTACCGGCAGCTCCTGCCCCAGGCCTACGGCACCTACCAGCAGAAAACCGGCCCCTGGGACTACCAGGCGGGCTTGCGGGCGGAGTTTACTGGCCTGCAGGCGCAGGTAGAGCCCAGCGGCTCGGCTCGGCAGCGCATTTTCAATTTGTTTCCCTCCGCTACTGTGGCCCGCACTTTGCCCGTCGGCGACCAGCGCCTGCAGTTCAGCTACTCGCGCCGGTTGAACCGGCCCAATTTTCTGCAAATCGTGGCCTTGCCCATCTACTCCGACGCGCGCAACTACGTGGTGGGCAACCCCGACCTGCGCCCCGAGTACGTGCACGTGGCTGAGCTAGGCCACCAGGTGAATTGGCAGTCGACGACGCTGAGCACGACACTCTTCGGGCGCTTTGCCAACCAGGCCATTCAAAGCCTGCGCACGGTGGATACGCTGGCCACCCGCCGCAGCGGCCAGCCCGATTTCATTGCCCGCACCAGCTACGCCAACCTGGGCCGCACGGCCAGCTACGGGCTGGAACTCTCCCTGACCCGGCCCCTGACTTCGTGGTGGAAACTTCTGGCCAACGGCTCCTTCTACCGCAACCAGGTGACCAGCTACGCCGGCGCCGGCACCCGCGCTAACTTTACCGGCACGGCCTACGTGCTCAACACCTTCAGTCCTGCCAAAACGCTGACCGTGCAGCTCAGCGGCAATTACCGGGCTCCGCTTGTAGTACCCCAGGGCCGCCTGCTGGCCGTGTACGGGGTGGATGTGGCCCTGCGCCAGCGCCTGCTCCACGACCGGGCCGCTCTTACCCTGCGCGTCAGTGACGTGTTCAATACCCGCCGCCAGTACACCCAGCTGGGCGCCGCCGGGCTCACCGCCGACGTACAAACCAAGTACGAAACGCGGGTAGGCTACCTGGGCTTTACCTGGTTTCTGGGCAGCCACAAGCCCGCCAGCACCATCGACCACCAGCCCAAGGGCGACCCGGGCGGCTTTGGCGGGTAAGGTGAGCATGGTGGCTAAGCAACAAGCACCGTAAGATTGGTGAGGGTACTTCAGCTGAGGCGCTACATAAAAAAGACCCTGTAACGGCACGTTACAGGGTCTTTTTTATGCTGTTTAAATACAGCGTCCAGCTTATTAGGCTACGGCATTACTGGCAGGGTGAAATGAAAAATGGTGCCGCAGCCGGGCTGGCTCTCCACCCAGAGCTCCCCGCCCTGGGAGGTAATGAACTCCCGGCTGATGCTCAGCCCCAGGCCCGACCCACCCTTCACACCGTCTTTATTAGGAATGTGGGCAAAGCGCTGGAAAATACGCTCGTGGTACTCGGCCGGAATGCCCGGGCCGCAGTCCCGCACGCTTACCTGCACCAAGGGGCCACGCTGCTCGGCGCTGATGTGAATCTGCTCCCCCGGGGCGAGTAGCGAATGGCATTGGCCATGAGGTTGATGACCACCCAGGTGGTTTTTTCCAGGTCGGCGCGCACGGCGGGCAGATCCTCGGGCAGCTCGTAGTGGAGCTCGAGCTGCTTGTCTTCGAGCTGGGCCATGATGGTGTCGTCGGCGTAATCCATGACCAGGGCCAGGGCCACGGGCTCGGGGTTGAGCTTGATGCCCACGCCTGCGTCGAGCCGGCTTACGTCGATAAGCTCGCCCACCATGCGCAGCAGGCGCTGGGTTTCGAGGCGGATGCCGCCGGCAATGCGCTGGCGCTCGGCCGTGTCGGTACGCTCGTCCTGGAGCAGCTTCAGGCTAAGATTGATGCTGGCCAGCGGGGTTTTGAGCTCGTGCGAGACGGTAGCCAGGAAGTTGGACTTGACCTGATCGAGCTTCTTGAAGTCAGAGATGTTGCGCAACGACAGAATATGGCCCACAAACTCGGTTTGGCTGGTCAGCTCGTTGTACGACAGAATCGGGTTGACCGAGAGCCGGTAGTAGGCTTCCTCGCCGTGGCGGGTAACGGTGTACTCCGGGGGCTCAGGCGAGTCGCGCGGGGGCGTGTTAGCTTCGGCCGTGAGCAGCTTCTGCAAAAACTCGTTGTGTTGGGCCACATCGGCGGCCAGCTGCCCGATAAGCGCCTCAGCCGGCTGGCACAGCAGCTCACTGGCCACGGGATTGACCAGGATAATGCGGCGGTTCTGGTCGATGAGCAGCAGGCCTTCGTCGAGGCCCTGCACGATGCTTTCCATGCGGTTGCGCTGCATTAGCAGCTCGGCCCGGCTAGCGGTGCGCAAGTCCTGCATCTGGCCCAGCACCCGGTTGAAGGCCTGGGCCACGTGGCCGACCTCATCCTGCCGGTCAATGGGCACCCGGGCACCGGCGCTGGGGTCGGTGGCCGATTCAATA belongs to Hymenobacter cellulosilyticus and includes:
- a CDS encoding RNA polymerase sigma factor; its protein translation is MAGILGAAIEQLPPLYRTLISLYHQQELSYEEIAQITSLPDGTVKNYLFRARKQLKQHLLARYQRDDL
- a CDS encoding outer membrane beta-barrel family protein gives rise to the protein MRQTSDFTTRLSRGTDPPITLQNQNLETDDLYTARVSGNYRRTWTAQPGRELTASATYTLDGGTVTTEQRVVEGPASYARQARQQFLDVTIHMPSAQVDYVHPLGEKRRWGAGLKTDLLVSSGTADYSVQPTAEAEFIRQAADSYRYHYRQLLPQAYGTYQQKTGPWDYQAGLRAEFTGLQAQVEPSGSARQRIFNLFPSATVARTLPVGDQRLQFSYSRRLNRPNFLQIVALPIYSDARNYVVGNPDLRPEYVHVAELGHQVNWQSTTLSTTLFGRFANQAIQSLRTVDTLATRRSGQPDFIARTSYANLGRTASYGLELSLTRPLTSWWKLLANGSFYRNQVTSYAGAGTRANFTGTAYVLNTFSPAKTLTVQLSGNYRAPLVVPQGRLLAVYGVDVALRQRLLHDRAALTLRVSDVFNTRRQYTQLGAAGLTADVQTKYETRVGYLGFTWFLGSHKPASTIDHQPKGDPGGFGG
- a CDS encoding carboxypeptidase regulatory-like domain-containing protein, with the translated sequence MSGTLLDGSTRQPLPYANVLLLRLPDSTLISTTQTAENGSFTLAAVPLGRYVVRAEALGYRPGRRLATLSAAVPVVRLGEWQVAPLAVALGNVVVQGEKAALVDDLDKKVINVSKDLSSAGGTAADVLQKVPSVAVDENGQLSLRGNPGVTLYLDGKPAPSNLRLDQLPASRLETIEVITNPGARYSAQGAGASSTWSRKSSSPMAGMGRRWSPWAAATSTAPHSTWAAGREN
- a CDS encoding RNA polymerase sigma factor — its product is MSNPPTSPSTDQQLVTQVLGGNTAAFGQIVQRTEGLVTQMVFKMIRHPADRPDIAQEVYLKAYKNLAGFKFQAKLSTWIGQITYNTCLHYLEKKHLVLVDPAELAPDAASEEGRRPLPRPRRVQIPTPKRPCSTTTWPAFWARPSSSCPHSTAP
- a CDS encoding sensor histidine kinase, with protein sequence MQVSVRDCGPGIPAEYHERIFQRFAHIPNKDGVKGGSGLGLSISREFITSQGGELWVESQPGCGTIFHFTLPVMP
- a CDS encoding sensor histidine kinase, yielding MTLKNRIRLSVLTMLLLLLIVGVYSYSVLHGLDRRAQHVRRANLHSVELGRQMLWALSGLSQQPERPTALAEFRRALTREGANITEPGEAELVDSLTQNLADYQRLLDNQAPLAQRQAELLQLQAQTNRLLTMNLSASGQQGEEAARAVRAAKTTLLLILVLSSVLGASLVLRLPRIVVRPLRRLSADIESATDPSAGARVPIDRQDEVGHVAQAFNRVLGQMQDLRTASRAELLMQRNRMESIVQGLDEGLLLIDQNRRIILVNPVASELLCQPAEALIGQLAADVAQHNEFLQKLLTAEANTPPRDSPEPPEYTVTRHGEEAYYRLSVNPILSYNELTSQTEFVGHILSLRNISDFKKLDQVKSNFLATVSHELKTPLASINLSLKLLQDERTDTAERQRIAGGIRLETQRLLRMVGELIDVSRLDAGVGIKLNPEPVALALVMDYADDTIMAQLEDKQLELHYELPEDLPAVRADLEKTTWVVINLMANAIRYSPRGSRFTSAPSSVAPWCR